AGGTCTGCTGAGTTACATGACAAACATTCCGCCCCCCTGAAAATGTCGCCCTCACGCTTCAACTTTTTTGTCAAAAGATTTGCCCCAAGCCCAAGCTGGCCTTGAATGGAGTTGGAGGCAAAAGTGCAACAGAACTGCTGCGCCATCTAAAGTGAGAATCTCAACTATTTTGATGGCAAATGagggaacaaaacaacaacaaacaaacaagaatttCTTATGTCTCTCAGGGTTGGAGGCTCCATGGTGACATACGGAGGGATGTCCAAACAACCAGTCGCTGTCCCAGTGGTAAGACCAGTCAGATTATTTCCAAATATGTTCTTTTGTTTATgttctgtttttgcttttttttcccccagagtGCTCTCATCTTCAAGGATGTAAAAATTCGAGGGTTCTGGGTCACACAGTGGAAAAGAGATCACTCTCACGGTGGGTTTCCTAGGTGTTTCTTCTTATTAATGATTACAACTACTGTATATCAAACAACAATCTGCCAGAACGTTATGACCATTGCAGCTTTTGAGATCGGTATTTTTTGTAAGGTTTGTCTATTGaaggttttagtttttttagactttttatGGAGACTGAACACAACAGATTGGAAACTTCTTGTTGTGTCTGCTGTAACACCCAAAGGGATAAAAGCAAGGCGCTCATAAAGTAATGTAGTTTTATCGTGATCTCAAATGAGTAACTAGATTTAAAGTCGGGTAATAGTTATATCATAATGATACTAACTAAAGTGTATTCCTGTCTCAagcccaatgaccgctgggataggctccagtacTCCCTGCAACAGGACAAAGCACTGGTTAACTGACtatgtttgtatgtatgtaACAAACTGTaatgaaatgttgtttttctctgcAGATGAAGGAGCATTCCGGGCGATGCTGGATGAACTTTGCTCCCTCGTGCGTCAGGGAAAGCTAACTGCTCCTACGTGCACGGAGGTGCCGCTCCAGAATTTCAGGAACGCTCTTGATGCAGCCATGCAGCCTTTTATTTCTTCTAAACAAGTCTTGGTCATGTCATGAGCTTGAGTCCAAGTGCATCACCGGCTGTGTTTTAATGGCATTTGATCAGCCTTGCGATAAAAGCAGGGATTCTATCAtgggaaaaatgcatttttttcatgtcttcatACGCATTGTATAATGTGTCCTGATGTCTATGGTATGTTCATGAAATGAATAAACCGTACAATGTCATAGTTATTGTCATTCTTTTATTGACATGTACTCAAATACATTAGTCACCTGATAACCTATATgcttgggaggaaaccagagtgcgaAGTCGAAACGATTATGTTGTGATTTGATAATGCATCAAATATTGAATTATAACCACCTATAATTACCATTGAGAATAAGAGTGGTTGCCACCGAGAGGATCGGCAGCAGACCTGCGTATAAAGACGCAGCACCTTCTGTTTCCAGGCAGTGTCGGTACCTCTGAAAGTCCACCTCTCTGGCCGCGCACACGTGGTCGACCCTGCAGTCGTCGTCGCACTGCGTCAGGTCGTAGTTGACCGAATTAAAGTCGTAGTACTTCTGCAAGTAGCAGCGCTCGCTAGCAATCCTCTCCAGAACCTTGTGCATGGAGCTCGGTGAAGCATCCGGGACTCTGAAGCTCTCAGTCAGCCTGTACTCCTTCTCCCAACGTTCCTCGGCTGCATTCGCATGAGTCAAGTTGAGGTAGTAGGTCACCACATCCTGAGTTGGTGTGGGAAAATAATCAAGAATGGAAGCTGTATGCAGTTATTTGAAGCTGTAATTGTACTTACTTTAACAAGTAGAGTTTTAGGATCATATTCAAAGACACGGATGCCGGGGTTGTTTGCTCCGTCCACCACTCCTGGGAGGGTTGTTTTCCAAGGTGTGACCCCTGGACTGAGGAACATGGTGCTGATGGGCGTCCCTGCACAAGTGTCCATTGTTAATATGTATAATATTATGTAGAATATTTCTACATGGCTACACATGTAGAAATATTAGACATGGCTCTCAGAGGTGTCTTTTCATTCTGATTGGTGTTGAAGATAATTTTTTACAGGATAAACAAAAGGACTTGTACCATTGGAGTCGTAGAACATGCGGAAGCTGTCTGTGTGATGGTGGCCAAAGAACTGTCCGAGGATAACAGCGTGGTGCTTCTGGATCAGCTGGATATATCGCTTGTTGAACTGAATTGTAAACCAGGCTTTACTTCTCTTCTTCTCAAAGAAACCAGGGGGGACGTGCCCGATGATGTACACCTGGAAGGTGAAttgaaaataactttatttCACGTTTAACATTAAAAGAATGATGGGCTATAAGTCATGAAAATaagtttcagacggcattctttCATAAACAATAACCCACATTCGACATTGTATTTCAGATATCGCGGTGTTTACTTCCACCAGGGGCGGGattagaacttttttttttaataacggGATTTTAAATTAATTAACCGTGATGACTTGTAATATTTGTCATCTGAATGATCAAATtgatgttgtcttttttttccaaactttttttttggacctatcagcacaatctcatttaCTGTCTTTTGTCACGAATGTTTTGTATTCatcgattttatattttgaaaaagtcatgtttatttacttatttattaacCTATATGCATATATCAATATACATCAATTCACTCATTTATACACATATGAATTCACTTCCATAAAACTGTATTTAACACTcccatttacaaaaaaaagcacattaatATGTAATCAATTATAAACTTTTCTATTCCAATTCAAGTTCATCCACCTCTTATCCAGTGCCTTGTGTTCGAAGAATGCTGTGGCATAATTCATATCAAGTTAGAATGACTTTATAAATCATATCAAAATCCACAAGATCATCCAGAAACTGGTGGAATTCCAATTGTATGTTTCGAGGCCTAGAAAGCCACAAAGAAGACGCTCCAGCtgtgaaatgatttttcatcaaatAAGTACTCTTGCCTTCTCATTGTTCCTCGCAGCCTCTGTGAGAATCTGGTCGGCCCATTTGAACTGGAGAGCTGGGTCGATTGAACTAGTGGTCAGTTTGTTCTGGTCATAGTACAAGTTTGTGTTCAAAACTAGCATCCGGACTCCGGTCTGGTTGATCAGGTTTTCACTGTAAAAACCACCTGTGCCAAAAGAATAACAAGTGTTAAAGATGATGAAACCTGCATGGCGAGAGAAAAGACATCACCTTTTTTGAACGTTTCAACTGACTCCGGCTCCAACCAATCCTTCCACATTTCAACCATTTGGTAGTAGAGCCTGCTTCCAGTGCTTGGGAGCTGGTTTTTGGGGTGATAGTCATGATTCCCCAGTGCTGAATACACTTTAGTCTCTGAAGGTGAGTGAGAAAGATTAGCAtcacaacaaagacaaaaagaaatagTCTTGAACAAACGCTCACTTGGAAAGACAGTTGTGATGAGGTGAGTCAGGTTCCTCATGATATTGAGCACCGCCTCTTCACCCAGATCTTCATCCGGCACATGTGGTGTGTCATCACTAATAAAAAGAGATAATCTTTTGTGTCATTGCAATTCAGTGGCCATGGTGTTTGATCCATGAACTTTTTTGTAGCGCacattaatttttaaaaaacaaggtGCCAAATGAACTTCATACCCGGTCCACACGATGAAATCTGGATCTGGAAGAATGTCCTTCATGGCGTATAATGAAGAGCTGATAAGATGCCATGGCGAGTCACACACATAGTCTCCATAGTTCCCAGCAGTGGCAGCAGGTCGATTTCCACTGGATGCACACACCAGTTGAGGATCATCAGTCAGCTTGTAGGTCGGGTCCCAGTGCAAATCCGTGATATGCCAGAAGTTTCCTGATCGGAGGTGGTGTTAATTCTGCCACCAAGAGAAGCGCAACAGCAATGTCTTACATACCTGACAAGGCAAAAATGCTCTTAAAAAGCAGACAAAAGACTCCAAGCTTGAACACTGACATGTTGAAGGCGGGTGTTTCCTACCATTCTGACAAGTCCAGGTCTAAGGGTTAAGATGGCAACAGGAGATAAGGCACGTGTTGCTTGTGTCATGACTGACAGTTAGTTGAATACTAGTCTTGTAATGTAgaacttgtttatttttatgactCAGGAAGGCAACAATGGCAAACTGATGGACACTGCAGGtagtacatttaaaacaaacaaaacaactacAAAATTAAATATGGTCCTAAACATTTGCTGCTTTGACATTCTAAAAGTCTCTGTAGTGTTTCCATAAATCAGTCACCGATTGTACTGTAAACAGAATGtcattgaatcagaatcagctttattgccatggtcagtgaggatctcaccaactaggaaagtgctttggattaatGTGCAAACaggaacaataaaataaaataaaataaaataaaataaaataaacaaggattGATCACGAATACATCAAGCTCACGGCCgtggggaagaagctgtttctGTGACGTCATGCAGGTAATGAAGAGGTGGTAACCATTcacttctcagcagaacgcacaatgcgctgcagtctgctcttgtgcCTGGGGGTGGCGCTGCTGtgccagacggtgatagaggaggcgaggatggactggatgatggctgtgtagaactccaccagcaacttcgtcggtaGTCGtagggattattattattattagtagtagtagtagtattactactactactactactactcataataataataccaataatacgattattactattagtagtagtagtagtaatagtaataataataaacagtgGTTTTGGTTCGCCGTACACTAAATAAATCATTACCGGATTTCCTGTGACATCACATTTGTTACTTATGTCCTGAGATTTGACATTCAGGTTCCATTAAATTACCCAAATCTTTTAAGaatcttgaatttaaaaagtgTAATATCATAATAGCTTAATACAGAATCAATAATAACATAGTTTCCTGTTTTATTCCTTGAATTTGTCTCTCAGTCATACGACAGCAACCTTACAAGACAAGACATTGGGAAAAGACACCCTCTTGATATTGAGCTTTCGCGGGACTCTGGGTGACGCATGCGCCGTTCGTTGTTTCAGCGCGCGGGAGTACAGAAGGAAGCtgttgtgtgttgctgtcaACAACTTGAACTTGCATTTTATCAACTGAACACTTTTTGCGACAAAATGTGGAACCAGGGTGAGTAAATAATCAGATTGTTGACTCTGTGTAAATGTGGCTAACGTGAGCTAGCCTTGAAAGATGCTTTGTTTTGAGTCAGATATCGCTCACGAATCTCTCAAgtcaaaaacatgaaacatacttctttgtttttctgtctccaaAGGATACACTGAGACGAGTATGGCAGGGGGTTACACTCAATCTCCAGGGGGAGGATTTGCTTCACCCGCCTTGTCCCAAATGGAGAAGAAAGGGGTTCGTATTGAAAGTAACAGACTGATATCAACCGACCAGAACAGTGCATGCGCGTCTGTTTCTATGTCACGTGATGTGTTCCATcgtattttcaatatttcttccCTGTTTTCAGCAAAGAACGAGGGCAACTCAGATAATCCCATGCACGGTGTCTCAGCTGATGTCAGCAGTACACTCTGATGAGACTTTCAAAGTGGGAGATGTGGAGGTTTCTCAGGTAAGAAATAGTAGGATTCATCGGAAATCCTCCAGAAATATTGGGTTATAGTGAGATGCTTTTAACTATTGATTCAGATGCCTATGTTGTTGAATGATTCAGTCATTTCTAGACTCTTGATCATGTAA
This window of the Synchiropus splendidus isolate RoL2022-P1 chromosome 12, RoL_Sspl_1.0, whole genome shotgun sequence genome carries:
- the smpdl3b gene encoding acid sphingomyelinase-like phosphodiesterase 3b, producing the protein MSVFKLGVFCLLFKSIFALSGNFWHITDLHWDPTYKLTDDPQLVCASSGNRPAATAGNYGDYVCDSPWHLISSSLYAMKDILPDPDFIVWTGDDTPHVPDEDLGEEAVLNIMRNLTHLITTVFPKTKVYSALGNHDYHPKNQLPSTGSRLYYQMVEMWKDWLEPESVETFKKGGFYSENLINQTGVRMLVLNTNLYYDQNKLTTSSIDPALQFKWADQILTEAARNNEKVYIIGHVPPGFFEKKRSKAWFTIQFNKRYIQLIQKHHAVILGQFFGHHHTDSFRMFYDSNGTPISTMFLSPGVTPWKTTLPGVVDGANNPGIRVFEYDPKTLLVKDVVTYYLNLTHANAAEERWEKEYRLTESFRVPDASPSSMHKVLERIASERCYLQKYYDFNSVNYDLTQCDDDCRVDHVCAAREVDFQRYRHCLETEGAASLYAGLLPILSVATTLILNGNYRWL